Proteins encoded within one genomic window of Sulfurovum sp. XGS-02:
- a CDS encoding DNA translocase FtsK, with the protein MKITIIITAILFIYAAFSTIFHETALVGDIGKKMGDTNLYLFGYLAYINFFVLFYPLYKLYSDPRVRKNIDFYLGWILFFISLILFSALVLEAQDRGFIGTQIVEFLYPLIGKAGLWLFWLMIMALSLVFIIDDDFDFSRFKMNRPGASLSFSWVGSSFSMLGRGLKKIFTNPFASPSLEDEMMPVLDVAEEKPKRARVKRKPDVKKAATKTEPETVHALDESDDPVLNEILELEHEMETSIAAEKAAAGKSHVEIINELEENSKLMEQIEKGKVVKPKNFKLPKLDFLQKAPKTTKKVNEGEIDRKIEELLSKLQQFNVEGDVVRTYSGPLVTTFEFKPAPNVKVSKILNLQDDLAMALSAETIRIQAPIPGRDVVGIEIPNETVDTIYLREILESDLFKNSSSPLTVALGKDIVGKPFITDIKKLPHLLIAGTTGSGKSVGINAMILSLLYRNDPDQLKLMLIDPKMLEFSIYNDIPHLITPVITEPKKAIAALANMVGEMERRYKLMAENRTKNIDNYNEKVKADGSAEPFPFIVIVIDELADLMMNGGKEVEYSIARLAQMARASGIHLIVATQRPSVDVVTGLIKANLPSRLSYRVGQRIDSKVILDALGAESLLGRGDGLFTPPGATGLVRLHAPWNKEEEIEEVVEFLKAQRAPEYDESYLVAGGVNASEGGEGDMELDPLYEDAKAVVLTDKKTSISYLQRKLQIGYNRSANIIEQLEAMGVLSAPNAKGNREIV; encoded by the coding sequence TTGAAAATCACAATTATTATCACAGCTATACTTTTTATCTATGCTGCATTTTCTACGATCTTCCATGAAACAGCATTGGTAGGCGATATCGGGAAAAAAATGGGAGATACCAATCTCTATCTGTTCGGCTACCTGGCCTATATCAATTTTTTTGTTCTATTTTATCCTCTCTATAAACTCTATAGTGATCCCCGTGTAAGAAAAAACATCGATTTTTATTTGGGATGGATACTCTTTTTCATCTCCTTGATACTCTTTAGCGCCTTGGTACTGGAGGCACAAGATAGAGGCTTTATAGGGACACAGATCGTGGAGTTCCTCTACCCGCTCATCGGTAAAGCGGGGCTCTGGCTCTTTTGGTTGATGATCATGGCACTCTCTTTGGTCTTCATTATCGATGATGACTTTGATTTCTCCAGATTTAAGATGAACAGACCTGGGGCTTCACTCTCTTTTTCATGGGTAGGAAGTAGCTTCTCGATGCTTGGAAGGGGCTTAAAGAAGATATTTACGAATCCTTTTGCTTCTCCCTCTCTTGAAGATGAAATGATGCCTGTACTGGATGTTGCAGAAGAGAAGCCAAAGAGAGCACGTGTAAAAAGAAAGCCTGATGTAAAAAAAGCTGCAACCAAAACAGAACCAGAGACAGTACATGCACTGGATGAATCGGATGATCCTGTACTGAATGAAATACTTGAACTTGAACATGAGATGGAAACAAGCATTGCAGCAGAAAAAGCTGCCGCAGGAAAGTCTCATGTAGAGATCATCAATGAGTTGGAAGAAAACTCCAAACTCATGGAGCAGATAGAGAAAGGAAAGGTCGTCAAACCTAAAAACTTCAAACTGCCTAAACTTGATTTTTTACAAAAAGCACCCAAAACGACAAAAAAGGTCAACGAGGGAGAAATCGACAGAAAGATAGAAGAGCTACTTTCAAAGCTGCAGCAATTTAACGTAGAAGGTGATGTTGTACGTACCTATAGCGGTCCTTTGGTTACCACCTTTGAGTTTAAACCGGCACCCAATGTCAAAGTTTCCAAGATCCTGAACCTTCAGGATGATCTTGCGATGGCACTTTCGGCTGAAACGATCCGTATACAGGCACCGATACCCGGACGTGATGTGGTGGGGATAGAGATACCAAACGAAACGGTAGATACGATCTACCTACGTGAGATACTTGAGAGTGATCTCTTTAAAAACTCCAGTTCCCCTCTAACGGTAGCTTTGGGTAAAGATATCGTAGGTAAACCGTTTATCACAGACATTAAAAAACTTCCACACCTGCTTATAGCGGGGACCACGGGGTCGGGTAAATCTGTAGGTATCAATGCGATGATCCTCTCCTTGCTTTACAGGAATGATCCTGACCAGTTGAAACTGATGCTTATCGACCCAAAGATGTTGGAGTTTTCGATCTATAACGACATTCCGCATTTGATCACACCGGTCATCACTGAACCTAAAAAGGCCATCGCGGCACTTGCCAACATGGTAGGGGAGATGGAGCGTCGTTATAAACTGATGGCAGAGAACCGTACCAAAAATATAGACAATTATAATGAAAAAGTAAAAGCTGACGGTTCTGCAGAGCCTTTCCCTTTTATTGTGATCGTCATAGATGAGTTGGCCGATCTGATGATGAATGGTGGTAAGGAAGTGGAATATTCTATTGCAAGACTTGCACAGATGGCAAGAGCAAGTGGGATACACCTTATCGTTGCGACACAGAGACCAAGTGTGGATGTTGTGACAGGACTTATCAAAGCCAATCTCCCATCCAGACTCAGTTACCGTGTGGGACAACGTATAGACTCAAAAGTGATCTTGGATGCATTGGGGGCAGAGAGTCTACTTGGACGTGGTGACGGTCTCTTTACACCTCCTGGTGCAACAGGACTGGTACGTTTGCATGCCCCATGGAACAAAGAAGAGGAGATAGAAGAGGTCGTTGAGTTCCTTAAAGCCCAGCGTGCACCAGAATATGATGAAAGCTATCTTGTCGCAGGAGGAGTCAATGCCAGTGAAGGAGGAGAGGGTGATATGGAACTGGACCCTCTCTATGAAGATGCAAAGGCTGTGGTATTGACAGACAAAAAAACATCTATATCGTACCTGCAGAGAAAACTGCAGATAGGGTATAATCGTTCTGCAAACATTATAGAACAGCTTGAAGCGATGGGTGTATTGAGTGCACCGAATGCAAAAGGTAACAGGGAAATCGTCTAA
- the acnB gene encoding bifunctional aconitate hydratase 2/2-methylisocitrate dehydratase encodes MALLEEYKAHTAERAELGVPPLALTADQTAQLVELLKASPIADVDYAMDMFQNKVPAGVDDAAYVKAAFLNDIVQGNVTCDAIDAVKACEILGSMLGGFNVTPLVEALKIGGEVTDAAAEQLKNTILVYDAFNDVKTLMDGGNAKAKEIVESWANAEWFYNKPEMEKEITLTVYKIPGETNTDDLSPASEAFTRADIPLHANSFLVNRMDNPLETMDELRKKGNPLAYVGDVVGTGSSRKSGINSVQWHMGRDIPGIPGKRTGGVVIGGIIAPIFFNTAEDSGCIPIQAPVGELETGDVITLKPFDGVIEKNGSVVSEFKLEPNTIPDEMRAGGRVPLIIGKGLTAKAREALGLGASDAFMAPEQPADNGKGYTLAQKMVGKACGLEGVKPGVYCEPVCTTVGSQDTTGAMTRDEVKDLAALSFGADFVLQSFCHTSAYPKPADIKLHHTLPQFMTERKGFTLRPGDGVIHSWLNRMCLPDTVGTGADSHTRFPIGISFPAGSGLVAFAAVTGMMPLTMPESVLVRFTGEMQPGITLRDMVNAIPYQAIKDGLLTVEKAGKKNIFSGRVLEIEGLEDLKAEQAFELSDASAERSAAACTVKLNKEPIIEYLESNIALIEELIAQGYEDKATLERRAQKMRDWIANPELMEADKDAEYAAVIEINMSEIKEPIVACPNDPDDVKTLSEVHAAGLRTDIDEVFVGSCMTNIGLFRANAEVLRGEGQVDTKLWICPPTKMDEKTLTEEGYYSVFGMAGARIEPPGCSLCMGNQAAVKQNAWVFSTSTRNFDNRLGKGSQVYLGSAELAAVVALKGKIPTAEEYLEVVSDKIKPEMTDSIYKYLNFNKVSKEDLEAMVE; translated from the coding sequence ATGGCCTTATTAGAAGAGTATAAAGCACATACGGCTGAGCGTGCTGAGTTAGGTGTACCACCACTCGCACTTACTGCTGATCAAACAGCACAGCTTGTTGAGCTATTAAAAGCAAGCCCGATCGCTGATGTCGATTACGCAATGGATATGTTCCAAAATAAAGTACCTGCGGGTGTGGATGATGCAGCTTACGTAAAAGCAGCATTCCTAAACGATATCGTACAAGGTAATGTAACTTGTGATGCTATCGATGCAGTAAAAGCATGTGAGATCCTTGGATCTATGCTAGGTGGATTCAATGTTACTCCACTTGTTGAAGCACTTAAGATCGGTGGTGAAGTGACAGATGCAGCTGCTGAGCAACTTAAAAATACTATCCTTGTATATGATGCGTTCAACGATGTGAAAACACTTATGGATGGTGGTAATGCAAAAGCAAAAGAGATCGTAGAGTCTTGGGCAAATGCAGAGTGGTTCTACAACAAACCAGAGATGGAAAAAGAGATCACACTTACAGTGTATAAGATCCCTGGTGAAACAAACACAGATGACCTTTCTCCAGCGTCAGAAGCATTTACTAGAGCAGATATCCCACTTCACGCGAACTCTTTCCTTGTGAACAGAATGGATAACCCACTTGAAACTATGGATGAGCTTAGAAAAAAAGGTAACCCATTAGCATACGTTGGTGATGTTGTAGGTACTGGTTCATCAAGAAAATCAGGTATCAACTCAGTACAGTGGCACATGGGTAGAGATATTCCAGGTATTCCAGGAAAAAGAACCGGTGGTGTTGTTATCGGTGGTATCATTGCTCCGATCTTCTTCAACACTGCAGAAGATTCAGGATGTATACCAATTCAAGCACCAGTAGGTGAATTAGAGACTGGTGATGTGATCACATTGAAGCCTTTTGATGGTGTGATCGAGAAAAACGGTTCAGTAGTATCTGAATTTAAACTTGAGCCAAATACTATCCCTGATGAGATGAGAGCAGGTGGACGTGTACCACTTATTATCGGTAAAGGGCTTACTGCTAAAGCTAGAGAAGCACTTGGTCTTGGTGCATCAGATGCATTTATGGCACCTGAGCAACCAGCTGATAACGGTAAAGGGTATACATTAGCACAAAAAATGGTTGGTAAAGCATGTGGACTTGAGGGTGTAAAACCAGGTGTTTACTGTGAGCCGGTTTGTACAACTGTTGGTTCTCAAGATACAACTGGAGCAATGACAAGAGATGAAGTAAAAGACCTTGCAGCACTTAGCTTTGGTGCAGACTTCGTACTTCAGTCATTCTGTCACACATCTGCATATCCAAAACCAGCAGATATTAAATTGCACCATACACTTCCACAGTTTATGACTGAGAGAAAAGGTTTCACACTTAGACCAGGTGATGGTGTTATCCACTCATGGTTGAACAGAATGTGTCTTCCAGATACAGTAGGTACTGGTGCGGATTCACACACTAGATTCCCTATCGGTATCTCATTCCCAGCGGGTTCTGGTCTTGTTGCGTTTGCAGCAGTTACTGGTATGATGCCACTTACTATGCCTGAGTCTGTACTTGTAAGATTTACAGGTGAAATGCAACCAGGTATCACACTGAGAGATATGGTAAATGCTATCCCTTACCAAGCGATCAAAGATGGTCTTTTGACTGTTGAAAAAGCTGGTAAGAAAAACATCTTCTCAGGACGTGTTCTTGAGATCGAAGGTCTTGAAGATCTTAAAGCTGAACAAGCGTTCGAACTTTCAGATGCATCTGCAGAGCGTTCAGCTGCAGCTTGTACTGTGAAGCTTAACAAAGAGCCTATCATTGAGTACCTAGAGTCTAACATCGCATTGATCGAAGAGTTGATCGCTCAAGGGTATGAAGATAAAGCAACACTTGAGAGACGTGCACAGAAAATGAGAGATTGGATCGCTAATCCAGAGTTAATGGAAGCAGATAAAGATGCAGAGTATGCAGCTGTAATCGAAATTAACATGTCTGAGATCAAAGAGCCGATCGTAGCATGTCCAAACGATCCAGATGACGTTAAAACACTTTCTGAAGTACATGCAGCAGGTCTAAGAACAGATATTGATGAAGTATTCGTTGGTTCTTGTATGACAAACATCGGTCTTTTCAGAGCGAATGCTGAAGTTCTTAGAGGTGAAGGTCAAGTAGATACGAAACTTTGGATCTGTCCTCCAACGAAAATGGATGAAAAAACATTGACAGAAGAGGGTTACTACTCAGTCTTCGGAATGGCCGGAGCACGTATCGAGCCTCCAGGATGTTCTCTATGTATGGGGAACCAGGCAGCTGTTAAGCAGAATGCATGGGTATTCTCTACATCAACAAGAAACTTCGACAACAGACTCGGTAAAGGTTCTCAAGTATACCTTGGTTCTGCAGAGCTTGCGGCAGTGGTTGCACTTAAAGGTAAGATCCCGACAGCTGAAGAGTACTTAGAAGTAGTTTCAGATAAGATCAAGCCAGAAATGACTGATAGTATCTACAAATACCTAAACTTCAACAAGGTTTCTAAAGAAGACCTTGAAGCGATGGTTGAGTAG
- a CDS encoding YbgC/FadM family acyl-CoA thioesterase, producing the protein MKIRVYYEDTDAGGIVYHTNYIKYCERARSEIFFQRGVKPTLGENSGFVVRDIKASFLATAVLGDILEVTTKILTMKRSSVVLLQEVWKKDVKLFSMEVVLVYVEEGKPCRIPEEFEDIFKAF; encoded by the coding sequence ATGAAAATAAGGGTCTACTACGAAGATACGGATGCTGGTGGCATCGTCTACCATACCAATTACATCAAATATTGTGAACGTGCCCGTTCTGAGATCTTTTTTCAAAGAGGGGTAAAACCTACACTGGGTGAGAACAGTGGGTTTGTGGTACGCGACATCAAAGCAAGTTTTTTAGCCACTGCCGTACTGGGAGATATACTTGAAGTGACAACAAAGATCCTGACGATGAAGCGTTCATCCGTGGTACTTTTACAGGAAGTATGGAAAAAGGATGTAAAACTCTTTAGTATGGAAGTGGTTTTGGTCTATGTAGAGGAAGGAAAACCTTGTCGTATCCCCGAAGAGTTCGAGGATATCTTTAAAGCATTTTAA
- the pgeF gene encoding peptidoglycan editing factor PgeF translates to MPDFFTFTHFKRSPSLLHAVTTKSNDLPYAFSLALHTGEDAENIIANRNRLSDLLQSSEALHYIVADQTHSDNIKLITQKETKGWESLSDAIEACDALITDVKGVVLTILTADCVPILLYDRKREVVAAVHAGWKGTKACIAYKTVQKMREIYGCDPKDIVAGVAPSIGRCCYEVGEEVAEHFFDIPKGFSPVGEKYMLDLPLINKQQLLDARLQEENIEMSRVCTACNVERFFSYRKEQGCTGRFMSMIGMKNGDN, encoded by the coding sequence ATGCCGGATTTTTTTACATTTACGCACTTTAAAAGATCTCCTTCCCTGCTCCATGCAGTGACCACAAAGTCCAATGATCTTCCTTATGCTTTCAGCCTCGCTTTGCATACCGGTGAAGATGCTGAAAACATCATAGCCAACAGGAATAGACTCTCAGACCTGCTCCAAAGCAGCGAAGCTTTACATTACATCGTTGCCGATCAAACCCACAGTGACAACATCAAGCTCATCACCCAAAAAGAGACCAAAGGATGGGAGAGTCTTTCTGATGCCATAGAGGCGTGTGATGCCCTGATCACAGACGTGAAAGGAGTAGTGCTCACCATACTGACTGCAGACTGTGTTCCCATACTCCTCTATGACAGGAAAAGAGAGGTGGTCGCAGCTGTGCATGCAGGATGGAAAGGGACAAAAGCATGTATAGCATACAAAACGGTGCAGAAAATGAGAGAGATCTATGGCTGTGACCCCAAAGATATCGTTGCAGGTGTCGCACCCTCCATAGGACGTTGCTGCTATGAAGTAGGAGAAGAGGTTGCAGAGCATTTTTTTGATATTCCCAAAGGGTTCAGCCCTGTCGGTGAAAAATATATGTTGGACCTACCTTTGATCAACAAACAACAGCTCCTGGATGCAAGGCTTCAAGAAGAGAACATCGAGATGAGCCGTGTCTGTACCGCCTGTAATGTAGAGCGGTTTTTCTCCTACAGGAAAGAGCAAGGGTGCACCGGAAGGTTCATGAGCATGATAGGCATGAAAAACGGTGATAATTAA
- a CDS encoding FtsW/RodA/SpoVE family cell cycle protein, whose product MESWLDFDKRIFKHFSYLLMLQIIPLLVISSYLVNEINPYLFTKQMVYYFIAGIAFLVSAFIPWRQIIWWFVPIFYLGNLGLLIAVEFVGKTILGAQRWIEIPGIGITIQPSEFIKVSVIMMLGYLIGRNPPSEKGYGILNFIKLSIVIVIPFLLIAKEPDLGTALVLLITGYGILFVVGINWKIWVSIVIILGLSAPLLYSQLKPYQKKRVTDFIGKPSYHVRQALIAIGSGGVEGKSKEEATQTQLKFLPVSSTDFIFAYLGERFGFKGMITVIVLYMLLIFNLLYISAKHANDYLIKAFASGLAFLFFVYMGVNIYMVIGLAPVVGLPLPMFSHGGTSFIIFSVIFGILQNLIAFKDYSRYNSDAKISMISKDQL is encoded by the coding sequence ATGGAATCTTGGTTGGACTTTGATAAACGTATCTTTAAACATTTTTCCTACCTTCTCATGTTACAGATCATACCACTTCTTGTGATCTCATCGTATCTGGTGAATGAGATCAACCCTTATCTGTTCACAAAGCAGATGGTCTACTACTTCATTGCAGGCATCGCTTTTCTTGTCTCTGCTTTTATCCCGTGGAGGCAGATCATTTGGTGGTTTGTTCCTATTTTCTATCTGGGTAACCTGGGGCTTCTGATTGCTGTGGAGTTTGTAGGAAAGACGATCCTGGGGGCACAAAGATGGATAGAGATTCCCGGTATAGGCATTACCATCCAGCCTTCAGAGTTCATCAAAGTCAGTGTGATCATGATGCTTGGATACCTTATAGGAAGAAACCCTCCAAGTGAAAAAGGGTATGGTATATTGAACTTTATCAAACTTTCCATCGTGATCGTCATTCCTTTTTTACTCATAGCTAAAGAGCCGGACCTGGGTACGGCGCTTGTTTTGCTTATCACCGGGTATGGTATTTTATTTGTTGTAGGGATCAACTGGAAGATATGGGTTTCTATAGTCATTATTCTCGGGCTCAGCGCACCGCTGCTTTACAGTCAGCTGAAGCCCTATCAAAAAAAGCGTGTGACGGACTTTATCGGGAAACCAAGCTACCATGTCAGACAGGCACTGATCGCCATCGGTTCAGGTGGTGTAGAAGGTAAAAGCAAAGAAGAGGCGACACAGACACAACTGAAGTTCCTTCCGGTCTCTTCGACGGATTTTATCTTTGCGTATCTTGGGGAGAGATTCGGATTTAAAGGGATGATCACTGTCATCGTGCTTTATATGTTGCTCATCTTTAATCTGCTTTATATTTCGGCCAAGCATGCCAACGATTATCTGATCAAAGCCTTTGCCTCCGGATTGGCATTTTTGTTCTTTGTCTATATGGGTGTCAACATCTATATGGTGATTGGCCTGGCCCCTGTCGTAGGGCTTCCTCTGCCTATGTTCAGCCATGGTGGGACCTCGTTTATTATATTTTCTGTAATTTTTGGAATTTTACAAAATTTAATTGCATTTAAAGACTACAGTAGATATAATTCTGACGCGAAAATCAGCATGATTTCCAAAGACCAGCTATAG
- a CDS encoding YdiU family protein, producing the protein MNSTNQTSAEVKTLDDLAALADYSLMDTLSADPKASADGVDHDPRQVFSGHFVPVNPTPIENPVYIAHSKNFFAELGFSDALATSEDFMRMFSGDTSQLPETMSRQGWATGYALSIYGTEYYEQCPFRTGNGYGDGRAVSILEAVINGKRWEMQLKGGGRTPYCRGADGRAVLRSSIREFLAQEHMHALGVPTSRSLTLYTSKTETVKRPWFTNGSYSRDPEVMIDEAVAITTRVAPSFLRVGQLELFGRRARKNEHPKAMEELETMVLHLIDREYSEIIDAQLPLVEKVLVLAREFQKRLTSLVANWIRVGYCQGNFNSDNCAAGGFTLDYGPFGFIDMFDPRYQPWTGGGVHFSFLNQPQAAERNFHMFCLALKPLLESNKDALDQLDAIRGGFPQVMQGEMIKMWASKLGLQTFNASLFNELVTLMVETSVDYTIFFRELSSVPEDIAPLTKSFYGDAVLNEKILKRWTEWLEKWRSLVQTTNPDDINATSAESREKLSQQMKATNPKYTLREWFLVPAYKQAAKGDYTLIKELQEVMTNPYAEQSKEIEEKYYREKPSEFFEIAGISHVSCSS; encoded by the coding sequence ATGAACTCAACAAATCAAACCTCTGCAGAGGTAAAGACGCTCGACGATCTTGCGGCGTTGGCAGACTATTCGCTCATGGATACGCTGAGTGCTGACCCTAAAGCGAGTGCAGACGGTGTGGATCACGATCCACGACAAGTCTTCAGCGGGCATTTTGTCCCTGTGAACCCTACGCCGATCGAAAACCCCGTGTACATAGCGCACAGTAAGAACTTTTTTGCTGAACTTGGTTTTAGCGATGCTCTGGCAACATCAGAAGATTTCATGCGGATGTTCTCCGGTGACACCTCACAGCTTCCAGAGACAATGAGTCGACAGGGTTGGGCGACAGGCTATGCACTTTCTATCTATGGAACGGAGTACTACGAGCAGTGTCCATTTCGTACGGGTAACGGGTATGGTGACGGTCGTGCCGTATCTATCCTTGAAGCGGTGATCAACGGGAAACGCTGGGAGATGCAGCTTAAGGGAGGGGGTAGAACTCCTTACTGCCGTGGTGCTGATGGTCGTGCCGTTTTGCGTTCAAGTATTCGTGAGTTTCTGGCACAGGAGCATATGCATGCTTTGGGTGTGCCGACATCACGCTCTTTGACTCTCTACACCTCAAAAACAGAGACGGTTAAGCGGCCATGGTTTACCAATGGATCCTACTCAAGAGACCCTGAAGTGATGATCGATGAGGCTGTTGCTATTACCACACGGGTTGCCCCTTCATTTCTTCGCGTGGGTCAGCTGGAACTTTTCGGCCGCCGGGCGCGTAAAAATGAGCATCCAAAAGCGATGGAGGAGCTTGAAACCATGGTGTTGCACCTCATAGACCGTGAGTACAGTGAGATTATCGATGCACAGTTGCCTCTCGTAGAAAAAGTACTTGTACTGGCACGTGAGTTTCAGAAACGACTCACTTCGCTGGTAGCAAACTGGATCCGTGTTGGATACTGCCAGGGGAATTTCAACAGCGACAACTGTGCCGCAGGCGGATTTACGCTTGATTACGGTCCGTTTGGGTTTATCGATATGTTCGACCCGAGGTATCAGCCCTGGACAGGTGGCGGTGTACACTTCTCATTTCTCAACCAGCCTCAGGCTGCCGAACGTAACTTTCATATGTTCTGTCTTGCATTGAAGCCGCTGCTGGAGTCGAATAAGGATGCCCTGGATCAGTTGGACGCGATAAGAGGGGGCTTCCCCCAAGTCATGCAGGGGGAAATGATAAAGATGTGGGCTTCCAAGCTTGGACTGCAAACGTTTAATGCATCGCTCTTCAATGAACTTGTCACGCTGATGGTAGAAACCTCTGTTGACTACACGATCTTCTTTCGCGAGCTCTCTTCGGTACCGGAGGATATCGCTCCGCTGACCAAAAGCTTTTACGGGGATGCCGTACTCAATGAAAAGATCTTAAAGAGATGGACAGAGTGGCTGGAGAAGTGGAGATCGCTTGTTCAGACGACAAACCCTGACGACATCAATGCCACTTCGGCTGAATCCCGTGAAAAGCTCTCACAGCAGATGAAAGCCACGAACCCGAAATACACTCTGAGAGAGTGGTTTCTTGTCCCTGCCTATAAACAGGCCGCCAAGGGAGACTATACGCTGATCAAAGAGTTGCAAGAAGTGATGACAAACCCGTATGCTGAGCAGTCCAAAGAGATAGAGGAGAAATACTATAGAGAAAAGCCCTCTGAGTTCTTTGAAATTGCCGGCATATCCCATGTAAGCTGTTCATCGTGA